A region of Flavobacterium indicum GPTSA100-9 = DSM 17447 DNA encodes the following proteins:
- a CDS encoding abortive infection system antitoxin AbiGi family protein gives MENFESLINYKAEIVFPMTCFCDIPFSHVRRHTNTYGKYAIGISKS, from the coding sequence TTGGAAAACTTTGAGAGTTTAATTAACTATAAAGCCGAAATTGTATTTCCAATGACATGCTTTTGTGATATTCCTTTTTCTCATGTAAGAAGGCATACAAATACTTACGGAAAATATGCAATTGGTATATCTAAATCTTGA
- a CDS encoding RHS repeat-associated core domain-containing protein codes for MYKYKFNGKELDEETGFYYYGARYYNPKFSVWLSTDPLAEKYPDFNPYNYCMQNPINLIDPDGRYPRNPRIRGYAINVIEVKSYIKGTQTPNSYKFSSSASHLLSLVSGVSEKSIRNSTLTFKNYGGGAMTTGDDAMHSNITYYHVKANSKYFLELSAHEVGHIPQLDDYGGASHIARSVGAYIVSGIMNLDAINEKDYQTIVHDDSPLEQQADVGSKVFVDFSMFVDKHYGNGKENMIQKLFNNKHNNDKVINSRIDKWWKAYKSEKYEKIDYSDVPKD; via the coding sequence ATGTACAAGTACAAGTTCAATGGAAAAGAGTTAGACGAAGAAACTGGTTTCTATTATTATGGAGCAAGGTATTACAATCCAAAGTTTAGTGTTTGGTTGAGTACTGACCCGTTGGCGGAGAAGTATCCAGATTTTAATCCATATAACTATTGTATGCAGAATCCGATTAATTTGATTGACCCTGATGGACGATATCCTAGAAACCCAAGAATTAGAGGTTATGCTATAAATGTAATTGAAGTAAAATCTTATATTAAAGGAACTCAAACACCAAATTCATATAAATTTTCATCTTCAGCATCGCATTTACTTTCATTAGTTTCAGGTGTTAGTGAAAAATCTATTCGCAATTCTACTTTAACTTTTAAAAATTATGGAGGAGGTGCAATGACAACTGGTGATGATGCGATGCATAGTAATATTACTTATTATCATGTAAAAGCTAATTCTAAATATTTTTTAGAGTTAAGCGCTCATGAAGTAGGGCATATACCTCAATTAGATGATTATGGTGGAGCATCTCACATTGCAAGGTCTGTAGGTGCATATATAGTTTCTGGAATAATGAATCTTGATGCTATTAATGAAAAGGACTATCAAACTATTGTACACGATGATTCTCCATTAGAACAACAAGCAGATGTAGGTTCTAAAGTTTTTGTGGATTTTTCTATGTTTGTTGATAAACATTATGGAAATGGTAAAGAAAATATGATACAAAAATTATTTAATAATAAACATAATAATGATAAGGTTATCAATAGTAGAATTGATAAATGGTGGAAAGCATATAAAAGTGAAAAATATGAAAAAATTGATTATTCAGATGTTCCAAAGGATTAA